The sequence below is a genomic window from Amphiprion ocellaris isolate individual 3 ecotype Okinawa chromosome 16, ASM2253959v1, whole genome shotgun sequence.
GCACTGTAGCACGTAAACACAGGACATGAACACCAGTTTCCTCATCCGTTGTCATCAGCAGACAAGCCTGTGGATGTTTATCCTACACCAGATAGAATATTCAGTAGCACAGTaaatcaaaaaaacataaaaaataaaaatctgcctcaagtaaaacaaaatgtcaaattcaTTTACAGACCAACATCAGTGCAATTCTGTAGCATATACAGTATGCTTCTGCAAATGCTGATACTGTATGATCACATTGGGAGGGAGTGCCCAGCAGTTCAGAGTGCACAGGGTTTTTAACAAAAAGAAGTAAAAGTCCATAAGATAAACAGCTTCGAACGCTGAATCAATCGTTAAtcttttttgctgtaaataaaaCGAAGGCGCCAGGACAATTAGTAGTACACAGATCAGATGAAATGGAACAGGTCTGCCCATGCTGTAAGTAAGTACTGCAGTGCAGGCAGATTTAGATAGAAAACCAAAGAAATCTTTCACTCTACCATGTAGCAGTGAATGGTAATCATTTCAAGTCCTAATTTTCCCTGTAAACATAATGACATTGATCTAAATAAAACCTTGCTGAAGTGACTAAGATGAGTGTAGGTGGAGAGCAACATGCTACAGAGAGATACTGTAAGGGTTGTGTGACTCAGTATATCTAGTGCTCCCTAATCTAAGACCCCTCAAGCCCTCTCTAAGTGCCCCAATACTAGATTCAGAGAATTATAAAAGCTGCAAATTCGGTTGAAACCTCTCAAATACAAATGGATATTACATactaaaacaggacaaacagtgCTCTTGATCATGACTTGaagttttatgttatttttttaatatcataCAGCCTTTTTCACTTATATTATTATGTTGATGGTCCAGACTGAGTCATGGCATGAAATGCTCATCGTATAATGTGAAGTATTGCTGCTATATATGTGCATTCTATGCAAGcatagaaataagaaacatACTGTAGCATATTCATTATATAAGATATCTCTATGGCCAGCATTGGCCCCAATTGTAGCATAATATACATTTCAGAATTTACATATCTTCATATATACATGCACACCTAGTGCGagatattttttatcttttagttAATCCATGTATTTGGACAACAACATCTTGAAACGTATATCTGGTCCTACTCAAGTGGGCCATTTACTTAAATCAAAATCACATAAGGCCCTTTCACAGGTCTgagatcagtttttttttttttttttttgcacgatagtgacaaaaataaataataaccgAAAGTGACACTATGCACAAAGTGATAAATTTCTATTTTCTGTAAGTGCACTGAAATCAGTCAAATGTTAATGCAGGTGTTGTCAAGCATAGAAGATAAGTTCAGGAATCTGGCCGCCCTGTACCCCAGTGCCGTTAGTGCTGTCTGAGGAGCACTGGAACTGAAATGTCACTTTCCCACACTGTACCTCCGTCATTCCTTCCTGTCCAAAGTAGCTCAACTCGTTCCCATCGAGAACCACGCTGGCAGTGTAGAATGTGTCAGGCTCGATCTGGACTGGATACTCAAACCACACTGGGAAGGTGTTGCTGGAGCCGTCGGAGAAGTATTTGCTGAGGTTTTGTCCTAGCAGTACTCCCTGACGTTTCAACTCAATCTTGGCGCTGTACTCTGCTGAGCCACAGCTAGATCCATAAAGTCCAAACCCAGCGATGAAAACCCTTTTATCCACTGCAAACTGTATACTGTCACAGCGGCCCCGATAGCGCCACTGATTGCTTCGGTAGGCACAGGACTGGAACCTGTGGCAGCGCTGGGGTGTCAGGCCCTTCCTCGGCTGGCTGACAAACTGCAGGTCAGGCTTCTTGGCTGCTGTGTACCACAGAAAGATGTCATTGGTCTCATTTAGCGTCAACACGCCCGACTGGGCTGCACCATTGGCAAAATCATCCAGAGCCATTGTAGGGATGCGTATCAGGTACATGGCTTTGCCCAAAACTTTCCGCTTGTTGTCAGTCGAAGACGTGAGCTCTTGTCTCTGGCACTCAGCCTCAGCCCAGTTTAGTGCAGCTTCAAATACCACTATCTCTTTAGCGTTGAGTGTCTCTCGCTGTAGGATACTCTCCAGGGTCTGGGCATCAATGTCGCAGAAGCCCTCCGAGCGTAACGCCAGCTCGGCCTGGGCATCAATCACTTCCCAGCAGCGCTGTGTCAGCTCTGGCTCCTCAAACAGGCAGCTCTGGGAAAGCAGCACACAGGCGTTCTTGGCGCTCAGACTGGTCTCCAGGAAGTTGACGCAGGCACGTGCCAGGTGAGGGACAATGTACTTCTTAGCAGCGTAAAGAGTGGCCAACACTGTGTCAGCACTCAGGTCAATTTCATCACAGTAAATGTACCTGTTGACGTAAAAATGGGACTTTCTCAACTTCATAGACAACAGATCAGACACCATGGAAATGACATGCAAGCTGTCATAGTGGAAACATGTTAGTTGGGATGATGACTATGTTTTAGAAAAAGCCCAAAATGCATAATAAATACTATATTAAATACAGCATTTGAAGTTTAGAGTTAATTCTTGAAATTCACATTACACTTGTAAGCCAAGCATGACTGAATCTGTACGAAAATATGTTGTACAACAATGGAATGAGATTCTAAACAGGGTGAAATTATTGTGCTAACTAATCAAACTAGCCATTTAAATAGTATTCCTCCTACGGCTTTTTTACCACCTACTGTAGCTTGCCTGCAAGGGCGGAGAAAACAACACTCAGAAATAAAAGTGATGAAAGAATTGTAAGGAGTAGGTAGAAAACAATATCAAGGGATTCAGCTAGAAAAGTGGGAAGCATAATGAAATGCATTGAAGTAAAATAGACAGGTATAGATTTTATCTGTAAAACTCAGGAAGAAGAAACACTTCATCTCATTTGTCTATCGAAGGAAGTGCTCATCAGTTTCGTTCAAGATGTGCCAGACCTAGATATAGACTActtttatcaaatatttttttccacccagATAAAATTGAAATAGCAGTTATGTAATGGAGATGGTAGTCGAAGAGTGTAGTGTGATAAAGACTTTAGAAAGAGGAGAATTCTTACTTCAGCATTGCCAGAAATGCTGCTGGTTCCACATCTGGTATATGAATTTCATCCTTATTCTCAGCAAGTTCACCATAAAACATGGCATGGAACACTGAGCTGCCCACAGCCAACACATACtaatgaaaaaagaagagaaaacaaagtgagggaagcagaaatgaaaacataGTTCATCTAGAATTTCACTGGAATCCACATGACACGTATTAACATCCAGGAAAAAGGAGAACGGATATTTGAAATGGGAAATTGTAGTAAATCCAATTAGTTCACATGTGGCTCTTTCACTTTACGTAAAACACAAATCCCTCAGTGAATATTGAACAATGTCTCAGTGCTGGAGAGACTGTACCTGTTGAGTTTCTCAGCTGTGCTTAGCCAGTTTCTCTTTCCCCTGAGGACAGGGAGGCAGATTTCTAATGAACAAGATTGCCTCTGACACAACTGAGCAGAGTGCAACAAAAGTTCAATTTACTGAAATTAATggcttttctgtatttttgatgAAATCAGATGCAACGCAGTTGTACTAACAGTATCAGTAATACGCATTGTATACAAGACTATGAACTCTTATTGTTCTCAAGTACATTTATGTTTCAGGTTTTGtgtatgtgtctctgtgtgataTGCGTGTGTGCTGCACAAGTATGTGTaggtgggtgtgtgggtggtATAAATTTTCTCTAAAAAAGAACACAGGGTTTCTCTGAAGTAAATTGCAGGGAAGCCAATTGAAAATAAAGCCTGcaaaattttgtttttggaaacaatactgttgttgttgttgtcaatGTTGTTGCACACTGAAATTCATGTTTCTTTGTTCATTAGACGAGATCAGCTCAAAGACTGATGCTCTTTTCTGTGGGTTTAGAAACCAGTCCACAAATACATATTAGAATGAGATTAGTTCCACCTCATGACCcattatattttacagatatctacATAAAACACTGCTTTTAGCTGCACCCCCCCTATCTTGGAGGGATACAACTATAAACGTAAATGAGATCATAATGCATATGCATTTCCTGCCAACTGGACACAATAAAGATCTCCGCACTGAACGTCATTATAACCCATTGGCATAATGTCCCAGCATAAAGTGCAGTCAAGTCATCCTCAGTGTCCTTCCATAACTGCTTTCTCTAAATGTGAATAATGCACTGCAGCCACCAATCATACATAATACATCTGGGTCCCATATAAAGAACAAGAAAGATCACCCATGCCGAGCTGATCTGAGCTTGTAGATGGGCAATGGATAGCTGCAGGCAAATTTATGGCTGCAAAATCACTTATCCGATTTATGTGAATGTCATAATCATATTCAAATAGAGAACAAATTAAAGCGTTTTTAGATGAGGGATATGGGCTAGGCAGATGTAAGCCTTAATCACATCTTGAGAAAACAATGAGGTCAGAGGGTGGACTAAACGAAGTCAGGATGACAACCTACAGGCCACAACACGCATAAACCACATGAATTTAAACCCAATTATAATAATCAATGGTAATATTCTAGATTTATTGTGCCTTCATTATAAAATCCAAATGCTAATCACATTAATGAATAcaaaagttgcttttttttcctagGAAGTGAGATACACTGTTAAATGCACCTTAATCTGCATTATCATTGAAACTGTGTGCTGTTGGATGTGTTTGATTAAAAGTTGGGTAATTGCAAAGCAGTTTCTGAAAAGCTGAGCTAAAGCAGAGACAAAGGCGATCCATTCTGTGTGAGACGGCTGCTGAGGAGGATATCCCATCCTCCTTCACTCACTCTGTTGCCTCTATCCTTCAGCctcatttacataaataatTGAGGACTGTCTCGAAAAGACACATGGTGCGGAAGTGAGAGTGGAGCACAAAGGACTAGAGTTCCATTACCGCTGGCAGTGAGGAAGATTATTTTTTATGCTTGTGTGATATGAACAACAATGGGCAACGCTGGCTGATTGCTTGCTTGTTAATTTCCTTCCCTGATTTTAGTGGCTGATGAAATTCTTACCCTGTGTCCTGGCAGTCGCTGAGTCCTTCCAGGCTGACCCACCACAAAGTGAACATCTGCCATCAGCTCATTGTTGAACATTACTGAATTTCTAAAAAGGGGAAAGAAACAgcaagaaaatgtgattttaaaaggGGAGGAACAAAGCATAAACataattttactgtgtttttattggatATTAAAACTCAATCAGTGACTGGAGTCTTCAGCAGACGTTCAAGCAAAAATAGTAAATGACATTTGTACTTGTCTTTTTTGGTACTCTATAAACAAGAGTTTTGTCATTGTTTAGTGTCCCAGGTGCTTCAGGCAGGACTAGaaacattttattgattttaaagtATCACATAgcacactaaaacacaaaaactatttcaaaaGTCTATCATTTTTCACCCTTACTTTACTTTTATTATTCCTTCTTTCTACATAAAATCAGGGAAACAAGACAATGAACTCAATTGAAAATCCCCACTGTGAAAGAATGGGACCAACAATAAAGCTGCGTTCATATATTATTGAGTAGTGGAACATGTCACAGGGGTGGGTAAACAGCCCCATGATGTTCTGGAGAGACAACAAAGCCAGGTCGGAAAGCACACACTTTGCTCAGGACAGCTGGGGTCTTTTACTGATAGGCCAAGGTAAATATTTAGCTTTTAGTACAGAGCAGCCTCTGCCTGTTGTGCATATCAAACACACCCGGTGCTTGTCCACCCTCTGTTATGTCAGAGCGGCAAAGTCTGCAGGAGCAGGAGAGGCTGTAAACAGAGGGTCCCCCAGCAGATTGAGAGCAGGGCAGAGATAGAGCATCCACCCACACTgaaagtaacacacacacacacacacacacacacacacacacacacacacatctcaatACACAAGAGTAATTACCTCACAGAAGTGTTTCGTGATACATTTCTGATTTTAATAGAGATTGTGTTCGAAACACTGGCAATTAAAATGGAGCTGAACTCTGCTGAACTTTCTGAGAAATTTCCAGATTAAATTTTCAATTTCATCTCCCCTGAATGTAACGTTGATGAAAACTGTTGAGATTATAAGTGGTGATTTCCAGTGCAGCCAGAGGCTTACCTTTCTCTTATAGTGGAGTAGAGTCCCTGCCAGTTACAGTTCTGtatggtgttgttgttgttgaggttCTGCTGCTGGTACTGTTGCACTGTGGTGGTGGATGCCggttttttggtgggaaaaatgTCTGCtgccatcttcttcttcttcttgctccTCAGAGTGATTATCTCATAACAGACTGGGGGCAGCTTGGAGCTGCCACTGGCATTCCCCTTCTTGGAGCTTTTACTTGACTTGCTTTTCACTGACTCGGGAAGCATTAAGAAGAAAGTCAGACATTTCATGTTCCTTCCCTTGGCATCGACCATGAGTGTGTTCAACTGCTGAGCAGTGGGAGTGTATGCAGAGAAGACATTCGCCAAGAGCAGGCAGGTGCGAAGGAGGACTGAGGGGGGAAGAGAGACTTGAGCTGTGCTGAGCAGTGCAGTAGTCACAGATCCTGTATGAGGTTTGTTCGACCTTTAGGGAACTACCAGGATAACTCTTCTTTTGCCGTATATGTCACTCCTCTGAAGTGGCAGATTCAGACTGGTGATCTGAAGGCACTTTTCCTGTGTGAAGTTTGATCTGCTGATGGAGAGGCTCTTGGGGTTCCCATCCCTGCTCATCCAGGGTGATGAGGTCAGCTCTTCaaatcacttcttttttttcctcctctgttttcttGCCTCTCTCACTCACTGCTTCGCTGAGGGTTGGCGTGACAGCTCCAGATTTAGTAGAACTGCAGTGATCCTTAGGCAGCGGTGTTTACTCAGTTCCTTTCATTTCGCACTCTTACTCCCGCTGCGCCTGTCTccccctctctgcctctcttcatCTGTGGAGCTACCTTTTTCTCTCCAGCGCtggctctttttttcccttcctctcctccatgGAGCAGAGTCATCTGCAGGATGCTGTAGCTGTGGATGCTGCGCCGCTCCGCTCAGCCTCTCGTTCTGCTGACTACAGAGGTTGAATGGGAGAGCGCAGAGGAGATCGAGAGCCCCCCCCTCCTTCCCGCCCCCTCTCAGTACAGCACATAGCTCTCTCCGGGGCTCAGCCAATGGCAGCACACACCATCCATGATTGGCTGATGCAGCCTAGTGCAGCACATACTTGAATATGCAATAGTCAACGTCTCCATTAAAGTGACAGCCATGCCCCATAAGAATGATATACTCATCCACAGCTCTACTTCCTGTGGTTCCTTTACCTGAAGCCACAGCAGTCAATCTGCACTCCAGTGAAAGCAGACTTCATGTTATAATTCAAAAGGGCAGTGTAAATTTACATGGTCTTTTTAAGGGCAGAATTTGCTTAATTCATACTTCCTGTGACAGCCATACTGCTTTTAATGagcttttcatatttttatacaaACAACTAAATTTGCAATTCATTATTTACTTGACTGCTTTGACTGGGTTGTGCCAATTTTGTTATACACAATATTTTTAGAAACAAGTTGATTTCACAAACATTAGTCAAGTACACAAAAGTAAACATCCTACACAAGAATTAATAGAATAGCTATTATTCAAATAGTAGATTTGAATAATGTTCAggtgttgctttttttaatgcagagtAATTCCTTGGATGCTTTCTCGGAGTCTTTCTTTTGTGCTTGCTCTTAAGCTTTCTTGTCAAGTCATCTCTTCAGTAGAGTACATGGGGCTATGAATGTAATGCACTCTGTACACAATGTATAATGCATATGGTTCCTTTGCTCTGCTTGTTTAGTTGGGCTTGTGCACAGTGGGTTTTCTATTTAAAGTGCTGGGATGATTTAGGTatttggtggtggtggtttaAACTGTTATGAAATGATAGCATCTTTTATGTAGTAGcttgctgttttatttctttctttaataGCACTAGTATGCTACTTGCATTGATAATAGAGTTACTTGAAGTAGCAATTTTACTGCTATTAAATGCACTTGAACTGTAATatattgcatgtttttgcaaGAGTGAACCTAAAACTGGCCAAAGGAGGAGAATAAGGTGAATAAATTTAAAGGAGGACATCTTCCTTGAACCACTGTAACAATATTGATTTTTCTATAATCCCTAATTAACCGTCTTAGTGTTTGCTGCACTGAAGAGCATTAGCCCACTAAGCCCCCTTATACAGTGTACGCTGGCGAACAGAGAAATTTCCTATGGTAACATGGAGCCAACATTACAGGGCACCATACTCTCAAATTGCAGGCCACTAGAGATGTTACCCTGGTAACCACATCCACAAGCAACAGTGGGACAGGGATGTAGTatacagacataaaaacaataaaagagaaagcCTTGTCTAATTCTGCGTCTTTTGGTTTAACAAGAAACCTTAATTTAACTataaatttgtgattttttttctcttattccACAGCAATCCAATGTCACTGCTAACCACTAAATTAAAACTGTAATGTTTAAGACATAACCTTGATAACTGGTGACAGAATACACATGTTAAACCAACAGTTTTGTGATTTATGTGGCATCACTGTCTGGCAGcagtatacagtatatgatAAATAAGATGTCACTATATATCACCCTAAATGGCTTCCTGCTTACTTTAATTGCGTTTTCCCTCCACTCATCAGCAGAAAATGTAATCTTGTTATTCACACATTCGGAGGGAGCAGTGAGAGGAGGAAGTAATGATGGTGTTGTCACAGCGTCAACATCACCTTTGTCTCACACTCTGTCATCACGTAGTCGCTCATTTtcacagaaaaggaaaacacgAGCATGATTGTAGTAGCACAGCAATCAGCATTGTGGTCGACGGAGGCCATTTATTCTTTGTTGATCACTGCTgataaaataaagcagaatcCGACCTAGGCTGACGTAAgtgcacagcaaaatgtatAGGAATCGTTTTTGATATGCTCAATAAATCCTGTGATAATGCTGTTAATACTTTGAACTTAAGATATTAATGATGCAAATACACAGTTAAAAAATTTCCTTCATATTTCAAGGCTTTGCGGTGCTGCAGCCTCCAGCCTCAGTGTATTAACTTCAAAAGGGAAAGTCAAAAGCGGCAGAAGTCCAGCTGTGCCTTTGTTGATTGCTTCTTTATGACAGTACTCAATGCAAAGCCCTTATCTTCAAAGTAGTTATACCGGGACACCTTCTTCTTTTAAGAAGTAACTGCAGCCGGTGTGCATTGCATACAAGTCAGAAAAAGCAGAAACGGTAGACATAGTCAGGCGCTTAACTCATGCTGAAATAAACGCAGTTATGTCTTCTGCTGTTGACATCAGCACATattaggggttttttttgtttgtttttttttagcatttttaaacaAGCCAAAGTAGTGTTTGTGTCCGATCAGATTAGACATCCTATTTCTAGACCACATAATTCCGAAATTACGTGTagtaattgttattattattattttaaatgcattagTGGCTTTCAGGCAGTGAATTGTGGTATAATTACTGGTGTGTACTTACAGCAAGACATCAATTTGTAATTGTAGGAATAGAAGTGCTGGGTAATATTTTCTCAGTGTAAAAAGCActattcctaaaaaaaagagGTGTATTATTAATGGGGTTTGGTGGAAGAGATCTAAGTACATTTTCTTCAAAACTCACTGAATACTGAGGTCATTAGTTATGTGGTGGAGGTGGCTGCCTGCCACTCGGAGTTTGAGCACTGAGATGCAGCCCTGCGTAGTGGCAGAGCTCTTGTGCAGAAAGACACCTGCTGGGAGGCTTGGCTGAGCATAGCGGAGGAGGCTGGGAAATGAACTGTGATGCAGGCCTGGCACACGAAGGCAGCGACAGGATCCAGCAGCGTCCAGCGTTCACGACCACCCCCCCATTCTCCACCGCCACCTCCGCCCTCCCAGCAGCTCGCCCTCTTTGCTGCCACCATTAAAGTCAGCTTCCACCTGACAGGTGGAAGGGGCGGAAGGGATGGCGTCTGCCCAGAGACGGGGCTTAGAACTCCTGACAAAGAGAGCTGTTTGTCAGCGGGGTCTTGGAGAGAGCTGGCAGTCAGGCACGAGAACAGTgctagtgtttgtgtgtgcatgcatgtgaaaGTAAAAGC
It includes:
- the btbd3b gene encoding BTB/POZ domain-containing protein 3, producing MVDAKGRNMKCLTFFLMLPESVKSKSSKSSKKGNASGSSKLPPVCYEIITLRSKKKKKMAADIFPTKKPASTTTVQQYQQQNLNNNNTIQNCNWQGLYSTIRERNSVMFNNELMADVHFVVGQPGRTQRLPGHRYVLAVGSSVFHAMFYGELAENKDEIHIPDVEPAAFLAMLKYIYCDEIDLSADTVLATLYAAKKYIVPHLARACVNFLETSLSAKNACVLLSQSCLFEEPELTQRCWEVIDAQAELALRSEGFCDIDAQTLESILQRETLNAKEIVVFEAALNWAEAECQRQELTSSTDNKRKVLGKAMYLIRIPTMALDDFANGAAQSGVLTLNETNDIFLWYTAAKKPDLQFVSQPRKGLTPQRCHRFQSCAYRSNQWRYRGRCDSIQFAVDKRVFIAGFGLYGSSCGSAEYSAKIELKRQGVLLGQNLSKYFSDGSSNTFPVWFEYPVQIEPDTFYTASVVLDGNELSYFGQEGMTEVQCGKVTFQFQCSSDSTNGTGVQGGQIPELIFYA